A single region of the Anoplolepis gracilipes chromosome 1, ASM4749672v1, whole genome shotgun sequence genome encodes:
- the LOC140674095 gene encoding uncharacterized protein, translating into MKFLYAIFILAILENRLITKVLLLYIPLEHGFLLNDDDPPEILASEGRCSQTVSFYATRTVPYLETYKEKTWGIFYKTRTRWNYRLEYYVSWRKKYLCCDGYELKLTNWCEPICQPKCGNGTCVKPNICQCHYGYEEKLFSDTICVPTCTHTCVHGKCTAPNVCTCDHGYSLNMAGYTCEPVCNSQCLTGSYCSEPDYCDCLNGYTDIILEDVRVSNKCQPVCKNPCVHGECIAPDTCSCNNGYELDPDDIFTCKPKCEHGCLYGTCTAPNVCTCDKGYSLKTPSMCEPICREACIMGTCVAPESCSCFKGYGLLENSKHNCEPVCEKACVNGKCTAPGVCTCNEGFRLNGDESTKHICEPYCEISCEPFGMCTAPNVCTCFEGYRLVNKNQPKKTTISYFADNSICEPVCHTECINGFCSAPDMCSCNTGYQPSGGHLISICEPICSKNCINGICSAPETCTCNKGYRLSKNNSSNICKPFCETDCINGYCSAPNECTCNFGYQPVEKNTNLCEPICNPSCKNGTCIQPNVCNCNLGYRLSTHSINICDPICHPACEINGICVAPDLCVCVDDYRMIYYDGKDVPFSCEPICTVDCGNGTCTAPNLCTCFDGYLNGEMGRCEPFCSTCNNGTCVAPEICECDDGFILEDSGIGYEGQESHSISEDRQNASRCVPHCESCDNGDCVAPNECQCHTGFVRIEATCVHACQGGCGAHGECIDERRICDCNYGWTGPHCDRPTLCISILNDEDNRTESLQVIEEQNNTIENVLINNPACPECINKINNETLCFKMHINDTENETQIGCLMNKECLELSSQYRNEKEIIKLSGIAGFGILFLIGAVIAYVVLRKRRNRQIGLGDEQAIPICRHSTLTQEPLEQKKQRAMGLFKSLITLLIARLLFLQINKLYTNGEIFLPEINHAKAIINFHPHSSINNSSVNRINKNSTCIRYVSHNVSQYVPYMETYMYRERNSLLYKISKRFNYRNKYSTIQIKEHVCCKDYVRVGTECVPHCPQSCKKGHCLEPNVCTCHTGYRALNDTTDEETCVPVCTNGCINGTCIEPDICSCNEDYWMDSDGFTCRPVCDEECERNYGYCYEPHVCSCRSGYKKTGNDSTCEPICDRPCKNGYCAAPNVCKCLDGYEVDQFNRFTCVPKCDEVCVFGACMAPQTCFCNDGYKAVNSSVCEPICSKPCKMGTCIAPESCNCNDGHEHRNGNSKYLCEPICKMDCGNGTCVAPGVCTCNDGFVYDNQTNPVCKPYCAIPCGPNEICTSPNTCTCSEGYHPSQRLNTNLSRISYLIPLSEVKIHKWGDYQFRNCEPVCNFKCIKGTCTAPNVCTCDKDYEPSWIKPHQLSLPLDNSTTRICVPRGEPTCNPSCGNNEICIASLICQCDEGYIRNFYENSCVPYCAQGCSNGTCTAPKHCTCNAGFALKNESFCEPICERGCQNGNCVGPNYCICHDNFVPNTGSSFETECIPVCSRNCSGHGTCIIEDNAYSCKCHYGWRGWDCDQPTICIITMDFNSSDINRITIRNDTNNSIIMQAYENVPYCYQCDNFLNKESLCYMIHSDKINTSIVGCLFNTDLPCYLEPHYSAWINVAKIVWPFLALAILIATILIPVAYLIYRRREEKKLITARTSTILFVREPFITESLLPEDVIDL; encoded by the exons atgaaatttttgtatgCTATATTTATTCTTGCTATTCTAGAAAACAGACTGATTACCAaagttctattattatatatacctttGGAACATGGATTTCTTCTGAATGATGATGACCCTCCAGAAATTCTTGCATCAGAAGGAAGATGTAGTCAAACAGTTAG TTTTTATGCAACTCGAACAGTTCCATACTTAGaaacatataaagaaaagacgtggggtattttttataagactCGAACTAGATGGAATTATAGACTCGAG TATTACGTATCATGgcgcaaaaaatatctatgttgTGATGGATATGAGCTTAAATTAACTAATTGGTGTGAACCAATTTGTCAACCTAAATGTGGAAACGGCACCTGCGTCAAACCAAATATATGCCAATGTCATTATGGATATGAAGAAAAACTATTTTCTGACACTATCTGTGTTCCTACATGCACTCACACTTGTGTGCATGGTAAATGCACCGCGCCGAACGTTTGTACATGCGATCATGGATATTCACTGAATATGGCCGGTTATACTTGTGAACCTGTTTGCAATTCGCAATGTCTCACAGGATCATATTGCTCCGAACCCGATTATTGTGACTGTCTAAATGGATACACCGATATAATTCTTGAAGATGTCAGAGTATCTAAT AAATGCCAACCTGTTTGCAAAAATCCATGCGTTCACGGCGAATGCATCGCCCCTGACACCTGTTCTTGTAATAATGGGTATGAGCTCGATCCAGATGATATATTCACCTGTAAACCCAAGTGCGAACATGGTTGTCTTTACGGTACATGTACAGCACCCAATGTATGCACTTGTGACAAAGGTTATTCCTTAAAAACTCCGAGTATGTGCGAACCAATTTGTAGAGAAGCTTGCATCATGGGTACTTGTGTGGCCCCTGAAAGTTGTAGCTGTTTCAAGGGTTATGGGTTACTTGAGAATTCAAAACACAATTGCGAACCGGTCTGTGAAAAAGCTTGCGTCAATGGGAAATGCACTGCGCCTGGAGTATGCACATGCAACGAGGGATTTCGACTGAATGGCGATGAATCAACGAAACACATTTGTGAACCTTACTGCGAAATTTCTTGCGAACCATTCGGCATGTGTACCGCACCAAATGTTTGTACTTGTTTTGAAGGATATCGTCTAGTTAACAAGAACCAACCTAAGAAAACC aCTATATCATATTTTGCCGATAACTCAATATGCGAGCCAGTCTGTCACACAGAATGCATCAATGGATTCTGCAGCGCTCCTGATATGTGTAGTTGTAATACTGGTTATCAACCTTCAGGCGGCCACCTTATCTCTATCTGCGAACCTATCTGTAGCAAGAATTGCATAAACGGCATCTGCAGCGCACCCGAAACTTGCACATGCAACAAAGGCTATCGTCTTTCTAAGAACAATTCTTCAAACATATGCAAACCTTTCTGCGAAACTGACTGCATCAATGGATATTGCAGCGCGCCAAATGAATGCACCTGCAACTTCGGCTATCAACCTGTTGAGAAAAATACGAACCTCTGTGAACCGATTTGCAATCCGAGCTGCAAGAATGGTACCTGCATTCAACCCAATGTATGCAATTGCAATTTAGGCTATCGTCTATCGACgcattctataaatatatgcgatCCTATCTGTCATCCAGCGTGCGAAATAAATGGAATTTGCGTGGCGCCCGACTTGTGCGTTTGTGTGGATGATTATCGCATGATTTATTATGACGGAAAAGATGTTCCGTTTAGTTGCGAACCAATCTGCACTGTTGACTGCGGAAACGGCACGTGTACAGCTCCGAATCTCTGCACGTGCTTCGATGGTTATCTAAATGGAGAAATGGGTAGATGCGAGCCTTTTTGTTCAACGTGCAACAATGGCACGTGCGTGGCACCCGAAATCTGCGAATGCGACGACGGATTCATTCTCGAAGATTCGGGAATCGGATACGAAGGCCAGGAATCTCATTCAATTTCTGAGGACAGGCAAAACGCAAGTAGATGCGTGCCACATTGCGAGAGTTGCGACAATGGCGACTGCGTGGCACCGAACGAGTGTCAATGTCATACCGGTTTCGTGAGAATCGAAGCTACCTGCGTGCACGCATGCCAAGGTGGCTGCGGCGCTCATGGCGAATGCATCGACGAACGCAGGATTTGCGACTGCAACTATGGATGGACTGGGCCGCATTGTGACCGGCCAACCTTGTGTATCTCGATTTTAAACGACGAAGATAATCGTACCGAGTc attACAAGTCATAgaagaacaaaataatactatcGAGAATGTACTTATAAATAACCCAGCGTGCCCCgagtgtattaataaaataaacaacgaGACTTTGTGTTTTAAGATGCATATTAATGACACTGAGAATGAAACACAAATTGGTTGCTTAATGAATAAAg AATGCCTCGAACTGAGCAGTCAGTATAGAAACGAAAAGGAAATTATCAAGTTAAGTGGAATTGCAGGTTTcggaatattatttcttataggAGCTGTAATAGCTTATGTAGTCCTACGAAAACGTCGAAACAGACAAATTGGTCTAg GTGATGAGCAGGCAATTCCCATTTGCAGACACAGTACATTAACACAAGAACCACTTGAACAGA AAAAACAACGTGCTATGGGATTGTTTAAGAGTTTGATCACTTTATTAATTGCCAGACtattatttctacaaataaacaaattgtATACAAATGGTGAAATTTTCCTACCTGAAATAAACCATGCTAAGgccataattaattttcatcctCACtcatcaattaataattcttctgtgaacagaattaataaaaattcaacgtGTATTAGATACGTTAG CCACAATGTGTCACAATACGTTCCTTATATggaaacatatatgtatagagaaaggaattcacttttatataaaatttccaaaagaTTCAATTACAGGAACAAG TATTCCACCATACAAATCAAAGAACACGTATGCTGCAAAGATTATGTTCGAGTCGGTACGGAATGTGTACCGCATTGCCCGCAATCTTGCAAGAAAGGACACTGTTTGGAACCGAATGTTTGCACATGTCATACAGGATATCGCGCTTTAAATGACACGACCGACGAAGAAACGTGCGTGCCAGTATGCACGAATGGTTGCATCAACGGCACGTGCATCGAACCTGACATATGTAGCTGCAACGAGGACTACTGGATGGATTCGGACGGATTTACTTGCCGTCCTGTCTGCGACGAGGAATGCGAACGTAACTACGGATATTGCTACGAACCGCATGTCTGCTCGTGTCGTTCCGGTTACAAGAAAACCGGAAATGACTCCACGTGCGAACCTATTTGTGATCGTCCGTGCAAAAACGGTTATTGCGCAGCACCTAATGTCTGTAAATGTCTAGATGGCTACGAGGTGGACCAGTTTAATCGCTTCACCTGCGTGCCTAAATGCGACGAGGTCTGCGTTTTCGGCGCATGCATGGCGCCGCAGACATGTTTCTGTAACGACGGTTACAAAGCAGTTAATTCGAGCGTTTGCGAGCCAATCTGTAGCAAACCCTGTAAAATGGGCACTTGCATCGCACCAGAAAGTTGTAATTGCAACGACGGTCACGAACATCGTAATGGAAATTCCAAATACTTATGCGAACCGATTTGCAAAATGGACTGTGGCAATGGCACGTGTGTCGCACCCGGAGTATGCACCTGCAACGACGGCTTTGTTTATGACAATCAGACGAATCCAGTTTGCAAGCCGTATTGCGCAATACCTTGTGGACCGAATGAGATATGTACGTCGCCTAATACATGCACTTGCTCCGAGGGATATCACCCATCACAACGTTTGAATACAAATCTATCACGGATATCATACCTTATACCACTTAGT GAAgtgaaaatacataaatgGGGTGACTATCAATTCCGAAACTGCGAACcagtttgcaattttaaatgcATCAAGGGTACATGTACCGCGCCAAATGTATGTACCTGTGACAAAGATTATGAACCATCGTGGATCAAACCGCATCAACTGTCTTTACCATTAGACAATAGCACAACGCGCATTTGTGTGCCACGTGGTGAACCTACTTGCAACCCTTCATGCGGgaataatgaaatatgtattgCATCCCTCATTTGCCAGTGTGACGAAGGTTACATAcggaatttttatgaaaactcCTGCGTACCCTACTGCGCTCAAGGATGTTCGAACGGCACGTGCACAGCTCCAAAGCATTGCACGTGTAACGCGGGCTTCGCTTTGAAAAACGAAAGCTTCTGCGAGCCGATTTGCGAAAGAGGGTGTCAGAATGGCAATTGTGTCGGCCCAAATTATTGCATTTGTCACGACAATTTTGTGCCGAATACCGGATCTAGTTTTGAGACAGAATGCATTCCGGTGTGTTCTCGTAATTGTAGTGGCCACGGTACGTGTATTATTGAAGACAACGCGTACAGCTGCAAATGTCATTACGGTTGGAGAGGGTGGGATTGCGATCAACCGACAATATGTATCATAACAATGGATTTCAATAGCAGCGATATCAATAG AATCACAATCCGTAACGATACAAATAATAGCATAATTATGCAAGCCTACGAGAACGTGCCGTATTGTTATCAATGCGACAATTTTCTTAACAAAGAATCACTCTGTTACATGATACACTCTGATAAAATCAATACTTCTATCGTTGGCTGCTTATTTAATACAG atttaccTTGTTACCTGGAACCTCATTACAGCGCCTGGATTAATGTTGCCAAAATAGTTTGGCCTTTCCTGGCTCTTGCCATATTAATTGCGACAATTCTAATACCGGtagcatatttaatatatcgcaGACGCGAAGAGAAGAAATTGATTACag CACGTACGTCGACAATCCTCTTTGTGCGAGAACCTTTCATCACCGAATCTTTATTACCTGAAGACGTGATCGATCTTTGA